In Gemmatimonadales bacterium, a single window of DNA contains:
- the recO gene encoding DNA repair protein RecO — translation MTTPAIILGALRYGDTSKIVRLATRDLGIRSALAKGALRPRSRFGASLQLLSEGVAHLYLKDTRDLQTLAAFDLTSLRSGLAADLPRFAAAAAIGEVAWRFSPAEAHPDSFDLLSGALTVLETASAEAVEVLGLRMLWRLVSVLGFAPALNRCARDGTPLALDAPLRFSAAEGGALCPRCAEGHGVTTLSPTDRSDLEALVSSTAELPVLDDRHAASHRRLFARFLRHHLAEGGEMPAITFWEDRPWVSA, via the coding sequence GTGACCACGCCAGCGATCATCCTGGGCGCCCTACGCTACGGCGACACCTCGAAGATCGTGCGCCTCGCCACCCGAGATCTTGGCATTCGGAGTGCCTTGGCCAAGGGCGCGCTCCGGCCCCGGAGTCGTTTCGGCGCGTCGCTCCAGCTCCTGAGCGAGGGCGTCGCGCATCTCTATCTCAAGGACACCCGCGATCTCCAGACACTGGCCGCCTTCGACCTGACCAGCCTCCGGTCCGGGCTGGCCGCGGACCTCCCACGCTTCGCCGCGGCCGCAGCGATCGGGGAGGTCGCCTGGCGCTTCTCTCCCGCCGAGGCCCATCCCGACAGCTTTGATCTCCTCAGCGGGGCGCTGACCGTCCTCGAAACGGCGTCCGCGGAGGCCGTGGAGGTGCTGGGGCTGCGCATGCTCTGGCGCCTCGTGAGCGTGCTCGGGTTTGCCCCGGCGCTGAATCGATGTGCGCGTGACGGGACTCCGCTGGCCCTGGACGCGCCGCTCCGCTTCAGCGCGGCCGAAGGGGGAGCGCTCTGCCCGCGGTGTGCCGAGGGGCATGGGGTGACCACCCTCTCGCCGACCGATCGCAGCGACCTCGAGGCGCTGGTCAGTTCGACGGCCGAGCTGCCGGTCCTCGATGACCGACATGCCGCCTCGCACCGGAGGCTCTTTGCCCGCTTCCTTCGCCACCACCTGGCCGAGGGCGGGGAAATGCCGGCGATCACCTTCTGGGAAGACCGTCCCTGGGTGTCGGCATGA
- the selB gene encoding selenocysteine-specific translation elongation factor: MIVGTAGHIDHGKSALVEALTGQRMDRLREERARGITIDLNFAPLRLADGVVAGVVDVPGHEDFVRTMVAGAAGMDLVLLVIAADEGIMPQTREHLAIVEALGVPRGIPVLTKSDLADPEWLSLVRDEVNALLAGSTVAFGPALAVSARTGAGLEELRAAIVEAGALARPRDASAPFRMPVDRAFSVAGAGTVATGSIWSGSVAVGDHLRLLPSNLPARVRTIESHGERSPRAMPGSRAALGLAHLDRDAIRRGNVLVDDRLPWEPTWALDVRIHHHGDAVRPLTSRTRVHLHLGTSEVVARVLPRAPISPGASGLARLRCEAPLVARGGDRFVLRSYSPVSTIGGGVVLDPRPPRRRALWPGQLGSLEPREHLVALLLRHPPGMTTASLALRAGLPIDTIVTLLERDARVRELDFGWVLTDLLTEARERALQLLTRYHADYPSLPGMPVETLRRTVHRAAGVAEAAVGDLAAAGSLLLEGGTARLAGFKPRIAGGAAAVDRVLTAVRAAGLGAPTVGDLQAQLAGVDVAGALRLGAGEGRVEAVTPDWYVASEVLEDFRDTLTSAAVAGDITLSAVRERTGLSRKYLIPLLEWADRRGITRRIGEARRLT; encoded by the coding sequence ATGATCGTCGGGACGGCGGGGCACATCGACCATGGCAAGTCGGCGCTGGTCGAGGCGTTGACCGGCCAGCGGATGGACCGGCTGCGGGAGGAACGCGCCCGTGGCATCACGATCGACCTGAACTTTGCGCCGCTCCGGCTGGCCGATGGGGTGGTGGCCGGCGTGGTGGATGTGCCCGGTCACGAGGACTTTGTTCGAACCATGGTTGCGGGGGCGGCCGGGATGGACCTCGTGCTGCTGGTGATCGCAGCCGACGAAGGGATCATGCCGCAGACGCGGGAACATCTCGCCATCGTCGAGGCACTGGGCGTGCCCCGTGGGATTCCGGTGCTGACCAAGAGCGACCTGGCCGACCCGGAGTGGCTGTCGCTGGTGCGGGACGAGGTCAACGCCCTGCTGGCGGGCTCGACGGTGGCTTTCGGACCGGCGCTGGCGGTCTCCGCGCGTACGGGCGCGGGGCTCGAAGAGCTGCGCGCCGCAATCGTGGAGGCAGGAGCCCTGGCCCGACCCCGCGACGCGTCGGCCCCGTTCCGAATGCCCGTTGACCGGGCCTTTTCGGTCGCGGGAGCAGGAACGGTCGCCACCGGGAGCATCTGGTCGGGCTCGGTGGCCGTCGGCGACCACCTTCGTCTGCTGCCGTCCAACCTGCCGGCACGCGTCCGGACCATCGAGAGCCATGGCGAGCGGAGCCCCCGAGCGATGCCGGGAAGCCGCGCGGCGCTGGGCCTCGCGCACCTGGATCGTGATGCGATTCGGCGCGGCAATGTCCTCGTCGACGACAGACTGCCATGGGAGCCGACGTGGGCGCTGGATGTGCGAATCCACCACCACGGTGACGCGGTGCGTCCGCTGACCTCGCGCACCCGGGTGCACCTGCACCTCGGCACGAGCGAAGTCGTGGCCCGGGTGCTCCCCCGTGCACCGATATCACCAGGCGCCTCGGGGCTGGCCAGGCTTCGCTGCGAGGCGCCGCTCGTGGCACGGGGCGGCGATCGATTCGTGCTGCGCAGCTACAGCCCGGTGTCCACCATCGGTGGTGGCGTGGTGCTCGATCCCCGGCCGCCACGCCGGCGAGCACTCTGGCCCGGGCAACTGGGCTCACTGGAGCCCAGGGAGCACCTCGTTGCGCTCCTCTTGCGGCATCCACCCGGGATGACGACGGCGTCGCTGGCGCTCCGGGCAGGTCTTCCCATCGACACCATCGTCACTCTCCTGGAGCGGGATGCCCGGGTACGCGAACTCGACTTCGGCTGGGTGCTGACCGACCTGCTCACGGAAGCCAGGGAGCGGGCGCTGCAACTCCTGACCCGGTACCACGCCGATTACCCCTCGCTGCCTGGTATGCCGGTGGAAACGTTACGGCGAACGGTCCATCGTGCCGCAGGGGTGGCCGAGGCCGCCGTGGGCGACCTGGCAGCGGCTGGATCGCTGCTGCTGGAGGGGGGAACGGCGCGGCTAGCGGGGTTCAAGCCCCGGATTGCCGGGGGGGCGGCGGCGGTTGACCGAGTCCTGACCGCGGTCCGGGCGGCCGGACTCGGGGCTCCGACGGTTGGGGACCTCCAGGCGCAGCTGGCGGGCGTGGATGTGGCCGGGGCGCTCCGTCTCGGGGCCGGTGAGGGCCGGGTCGAGGCCGTGACCCCCGACTGGTACGTTGCCAGCGAGGTGCTCGAGGATTTCAGGGACACCCTGACATCGGCGGCAGTGGCAGGGGACATCACCCTCTCGGCGGTGCGCGAGCGGACGGGGCTGTCGAGAAAGTACTTGATCCCCCTCCTCGAATGGGCGGACCGCCGGGGAATTACGCGACGGATCGGTGAGGCCAGGCGTCTCACTTGA